Below is a genomic region from Fusobacterium canifelinum.
CATTTCCACTTGTTTTTATACTTTCCTTTCCTTCAATATTTAAAATAAATTTAACATTAGGATTAGCTAATGCTTCTCTTAAAACTATATCTTTTATATTTAAATATTCAGTATTTTCTTTTCTTAAAAATTTTTTTCTTGCAGGTGTATTATAGAATAAATCTTTTATTTCTATTTGTGTTCCAACATTTTTTTGGATATCTTTTAGATTAGTGACTTTTCCACCTAGAACATTCATTTGAGTTCCATTTTGTGTATCTTCTGTCCTTGAAGATAGAATCATCTTTGAAACAGAAGCTATCGAAGATAATGCTTCTCCTCTAAAACCATAAGTTCTAATATTAAATAAATCTTCTTTTGTGAAAATTTTACTTGTTGCATGTCTTTCAATAGAAAGAAGTAAATCCTCTTTTGACATTCCACAACCACTATCACTTATAGAAATGTCAAGACCTCCATTCCAAACTTCTAATTTAATTTCTTTACTTCCTGCATCTAATGAATTTTCTATCAATTCCTTAATCATACTAGTAGGATTTTCTACAACTTCTCCAGCTGCTATTGCATTAGAAACACTTTCATCTAAAATTCTAATACGACTCATCTTTACCTCCAGTATATAAAATATATTATTTTACAGTATAACATTGTAAATAAAGATTTACAACTATATTTAACTTTTTTTCTTAAATAAAATTCTCTTAATTAATAAATAATTTTAAAAAAAACATATAATAGGATAACTGGTAAATAGTAAACTATTCCAGAAATTATAAATATTTTAAAAAATTCTTTCAAAGAAAAATTTATTTTTATTTTGTAAGTAAAAATAATTAAAGAAATTTGTATTGCACTAACTAAAAGTAAAAAAGTTATTTTATTCATAGAAAAGAAAAAAAGTGGCTCTTTACATAGATAAAATGAAAATAATATAAAATTGGTTAAGATATACTTATCTAATAATTCTTTACTTTGACTTTCTTTTACCCAAATAAAATAATCTAGAATCAGTAACAATAAAATAAATAAAACTTCTATATTTTTTATTGAAAATATTATATTTATTAGTACAAGAATATTTCTCAGTATAAATAATATTATAGCCATTTCAAAAATTTCTTTCATATCATATTTCATTATAACACCACTCTTTAATCAATAATATTCTTTACTTGTTTTTTTCATTAAAAAGAAATATGTATTTTCTAAATGTATATTTCCAACTATATTTTCTATTTCTTCTTTTGAAAAATAAACATTACATTTTTTCGCCTTTTTATCAAAAACAAAATATTCTTCCTTATTTATTTCAGTACTCAGTATAATATTTTTTCCATAAAAATATCTTTCATTTTCTCCAACTTCAACTACATTATAAAGTATTTTATCACTAAGAAAACCTATTCTTCCTTTTCCAAAACTTTGTAGAGAATGATTATCCAAAACATTATATTCATATTTTTCAAAAAAAATAATAAATACTGAGGTAAATAAATATATTATAATAATTATTTGCCATTTTAAATATTCCATCATATTTTATTATTCCTCCTCCAATTGTTTTAGAATATTTTAACTTTTCTAAGTTCATTTCTAAATATCATTCTATTTTTAATTCTATTATATTCTACTATTTAAATCAAATATTTTTTCCTTAAAATAAAAAGGATTAACCCCCTTTTCTAAGAAGTTAATCCTTAATATTTCATTTAATTTTTGAGACTTATACTAATCTTCAATAACACCATAGTCTCCATCTTTTCTCTTATAAACTACTGCCATTTTTCCTGTTTCAGTATTTGTAAAAGCAAAGAAAACTCTATTTAGAGATTCAAGTTGTAAAATAGCCTCTGAAATTTCCATAGGTTTTAAAGGTAGATAAACTCTAACCAATTTCTTTTCATTAGAAAACTTTTCTTCTGGTTCAACTATATAATCAAAACTATAAGATTTTTTTCTAGTATCATCTTGAACTTTTGCTCTACTACGTTTTTCTTTATGTTTTTTCAATTGATTTTCCATAATATCAACAGCTTTATCTATTGAAGCATACAAATCTGATTCAGTTGCAGTTGCTTTTAATGTACTTCCACTTAGATAAGCTAAAATTTCTGTAACATGTGCATTACCAGTCTTTAATTTAGAAGCAGCTAAATTGGCATCTATCTTTATGATAGAGTCATTAAATTTTTCTACCTTTGAAATTTTTTCTTCTGCATATTTTCTAATAGCATCAGTTAAAGTCATTTTTCTTCCATGAATTGATAATTTCATACTACCACTTCCTTTAATCATTTTGGTACTTTTATTATACAATATTTTTTGGAAAAATGCTATACCTTGCTCTATTTAGACATTAGCCATTTTGCAATATTCTTTGCATGATAAGTAATTATTATATCAGCACCTGCTCTTTTTATTGCATACATATTTTCCATAACAATTTTTTCTTCATCTATCCAGTTATTTTTAGCTGCTGCCTTAACCATAGAATATTCCCCACTCACATTATAGGCAACAATAGGTAAATCAGCACCCTCTGAAACTTCTTTTATAACATCTAAATAAGCCATAGCAGGTTTTACCATTATAAAATCTGCTCCTTCTTGTATATCTGCTTCAACTTCTCTATAAAAATTATTATAACTTCTAAAATCCATTTGATAAGTTTTTCTATCTCCAAAACTTGGAGCTGAATCAGCTGCATCTCTAAAAGGTCCATAATAAGCTGATGAATATTTTACACTATATGCCATTATTGGAATGTCTTTAAAATTATTTTTATCTAAAATTTCTCTAATCTTTCCAATTCTTCCGTCCATCATATCAGATGGTGCAATAATATCAGCCCCTGCTTTTGCATGAGATAAGGCAATTTTTCCTATATATTCAAGCGTTTTATCATTATCTACATCATGATTATGTAAGATTCCACAGTGCCCATGAGAAGTGTATTCACACATACAAACATCAGTTACTATTAAAAATTTATTAGCATAGTCTTTTCTAATTTGTCTTACTGCCCTTTGAACAATACCATTTTCATCATAGGCTTGACTTCCAATTTCATCTTTATGATTTGGTATTCCAAAAAGTAAGATATTATTGATACCTAATTTTAATAAATCTTCTAACTCTTCATTTAATCTATCCAAAGAATATCTAAATTGTTCAGGCATAGATTCTATTTCAGTTTTTATATTTTCTCCATCACATACAAATAATGGGTATATTAACGAACTTTTTTCTATACTTATATTTTTTACTAATTCCCTTGTTAAAAAATTTCTTCTTAATCTTCTTGTCCTTATAAACATTTTCCCCTCTTTTATTTTATTCTTTTTACAATTTTATTATTTTTATATATAACTTCTTCCACTGTGTTTCCATTTTCATCAAGCAATTTTGCTACACCATCTAGTTTTCCTTCTTTTGCAGTAGCCATACCTGAAATTTTTCCATTTGAATTGTATAGTTTTATCTCTCCATCAGGAAGTAAATTTTTAATTTTTGATTGTGATATAAGTACATTATCAACAAATATTTTCATAGCTCCACCTAAGAAAGTATTATCAAAATTATATACTATTTTTATCTTTTGTCCATCTTCTTCAGCTGTAATAGTCATTGTTCTATCTCTATATTGCTCAATAGAAACCATTTTATCCCTAGCTGCATATATACTAGCAATAGAAGAATTCAAAACATCATAAGATTTTAAAAGTAACTTAATATTATTTTCTAATTTTGATAATTCTGTCTTTTCTACCTTTTCTTCTATTTCTACTTTTTCATTTTTAAAATTAGGTTTTCTAACTGTTTTCACAATATAACTAGCTTCTAAATATGTTTTTACTAAACCATTTTCTTCAACTTCTCTGATTTTAGTTTGGTAAGTTGGAAAAGAATTTACTACTTCTTCTGGAACAACTTCATCATAAAGAATTTCTCCATTTTCTGCTAAAACAGTTATTCTCTTTTCATCTTTATCAATCTTTATAAAATAATTAATTTCCTTCTTTCTTTCCATTTCATTTTTTAGATAACTTGCAAATTTCTCTGTTTTTTCTGGATTTTCAGGTGTTAAAGAATTCAATTTTTTTAAAAAGTTTTTTGAACTAAAAGAATTTGAATTACTTTGAGTGCTAACCTCATTTGAATAAATTGCCATACAAGATAATAAAAACATCAATAATACTATTAATCTTTTTTTCATATTTCCCCCTTAATTTTATTTTAAAAATTTTATTTTATTTATATCTATTCCATCTTTATAAAAAGTTTCTTTTTTTAAACTTCCATCTTCATTATACTCTTTATAGTTTCCATTTAAAATATTATTTTTATAAACTCCAATAGATTTCAATTTCCCACTTGGATAAAAAGTTCTTATTTCTTGTCCATTTTCAATCTTTTTTACTTTCATTTTTATAAAAGTTTTGGTTAAATTTTCATAAAAATCTATATCCATGTTTTCATCTTGAATAGAACCAATATACTTAGCTATTGTTTTACTTAAAATTTTTCCATCACCATATGTAAGCATAGTTATATTTTTTTTATCAAAGTCATATTCTGTTTTAGAGTTAAGGCTTCCATCATCATAATATGAATAAGAAACAAAAGATTTTACATTTTCTTCAAAGATTTTACTAAATTTATTATTAAGAATATCTGATTGATTGCTACCTTCATTATCTTCAATTTCTTGAACTAATTTTTCTATTTCATTAAATAGAATTTCTTTTTTTAACTTAATTTCTGTTTTTACTGCTAAACTTCCATCTGGAATATATACTTCTGCCAATATATTTGATTTATTTTTTTGTGTATATTTGATTGTAATTTTTATACGATTATCATTTGAAATATTAAATTCTTCTTTTGGAATAATATTTTCAATATATTTTTTAGGAATGGTATCTTTAATGCTCGCCCTATAAACAACTATAATTTCTTTATTCTTATCAAATACTTTTTGTAGTTCCTCATCAGTAGAATTGTTTGTAGAAGAATAAGAAAAAATACTATTTACTAAAAAAATTAAAAAAATAAATAAAAAACTTTTTCTCATAACTAACTCCTCTTTTAAATCCAATGTAAAAACCTTGCTAAAATTATACAAAATCCAATTACAAAAAATTCAATAAATACTAAATATGCCGTAAGTAATGCATTAAAAAAATTTAACCATCCTTTTATAGAATCAGAATAAGATAATTTTATTATCTTCTTTCTTAGATATTCCCATAAGGGTATATTAACTACTTCTGAACATACTAATACAAAGGGAAGCATTCCTAAAATACTTATGCCTTTATAATCATACTTATAAGCAATTACTATCCATGTAGTTGAAAATATCCAAGCTAAAATAATCACTAAAATTCTTGTACTAAATTTTAATCTCAGTAACTTATGATAATATTTTTTTTCTTTTATTAATACAGATTTTTTGTTTCCAAAGCATATAAGAAAAATAAAAGCAATTACACATAAAAATGCATAAAACAAAAATTTAATATCCATAGTCTTTCCTTAAAATATTTTAAAAGAATTTTTCATATCTGTTAGTAGGACTCCATAAAATATATTCATCAACTCCTAAATCTTTCATTGCCTTAACTTGATCTTTAATTTCATTTGGACCATAACTTATATGTCCTTTTACCCAAGCAGCAGTAAATGCTTGTATCCAAGGTCTAATAATAGCAGGACTATCTATATTATTATTTCTATTTATAGAATCTTTTGTTGAAGCATAAATTGTTTTATATGGGTTTGCATCAGGAACAGCAAGTCCGTAAACACCCTTTCCGTAGTGACTAGGATACATCATAGGAGATACATAATCTACTTCTGAACTAACTGCTTCCCAAAATTGCCCTAATGCCATATCATCAGATGAACTTCCTACTTGTCCATAAATGTCAGCACTTACATATACATCATAAGATTCCAATTCCTCTTTTGCATAATGCAAATATTTTTGAATAGCCTCTGCTTTTGTTAAATTATCTGTATTTCTATAATTTAAGACTTTATCAAGTTTTCCACCATTAGAAGCTGGAAATCTTACATAGTCAAATTGTATTTCATTAAATCCTGCTTTTGCCGCTTCTTTTGCAACTGTTACATTATATTCCCATAAATTTTTATCATAAGCAGAAACCCATACAAGTCCATCACTATTTGTAAATGCTTTTCCACCATCTTTATATACAATAATTTTATCAGGATTTTCCTTAGCATAAATTGTATCTTTGAAAGATACTATTCTCGCAATAGCATAGATACCATTATCTTTTAATTTTTTTATTACAGGCTCAATATCTTTTATTATTGGATTTTTATTAGCTGATTTTGTATATTTATTTATTTCATCTGACATAGGGAAAGTTAATTCTCCGTAATCTCCCTTTACATCAATAACAAAAGCATTAATATTATTCTTTTTAGCAAGTTCTATTAGTTCATCTAGTCTACCTTTAAGTGCAACAGAATGTGCTGAAACATATAATCCTCTAACTTTAACTCTTTTATTATCAGTGTACTCTTTTTTCTCTTTTTTTGTAAAATCTAAATTTTTAAATCTTTGGTCAACTGCTTCATTTAATGTTGATACCAGATAACCATCTTCTATCCAAACAACTTTTGTTTTATGTACATCTTTATATGTTATCTTTTTCATAACAGTTTTTTTCTCAATTTCATTTCCTTTTTTATCTTTACTTTTTTTTATAATTTCTTTTGTATCATATACATTTACCCGAGTTCCTTTTATTAAAGTTCCAATATTTTCTTTCTTATTCTCATCTGAATAAATATTAATTTTTTCTGTCACATAATTATAATCTGTCTTTGATTTTTCATTTGAATAAGTTTCTTTTGAATAAAAGAAACCTACAAACATAATTGTAATAAGTAATAATAAATTTTTTGTAAATTTCATTTCTTTAAATCTCCTATAATTTTTTATCTGTGTTTAGTATTATATCATTTTTTCCAATTAAAAAGACACTAAAAATATTTTTATATTTTAGTGCCTTTCTTCATCAATTAATTTAATTTTTAGTAGTTAACTGCTCTTCTTTTAAATTTAGCTTTATCTGCTCCACAAACAGGACATTTTCCAGGTGCATCATTTCCATAGTGAAGATGTCCACATTCCATACATTCCCAAGCTACTTTTTCTTCTGAATGGAAAACTTCTCCATTTTTAATATTAGCTAATAATTTTTTGTATCTTTCTTCATGTTCTTTTTCAATTTGTGCAACCATTTCAAATTTTTTAGCTAGTTGTAAAAATCCTTCTTCTCTTGCTTCTTCTGCAAATCTAACATACATATCTTCCCATTCATAGTTTTCTCCTGCTGCTGCATCTATTAGATTAGCTTCTGTATTTGAATAAGATCCACCATTTAATTCTTTAAGCCACATAGCTGCGTGTTCTTCTTCGTTTCTTGCAGTTATATCAAATAGTTCTCCTATTTGTTCATATCCTTCTTTTCTTGCAACTATTCCGTAAAGATTATATTTAGTTCTAGCTTGAGATTCTCCAGCAAGAGCTGTCTTTAAGTTTTTTTCTGTTTTACTTCCTTTTAAATCCATGTCGTATCTTTCTCCTTTTTTCAAAATAAAATATATTCTTAAAAATACCAAATTATAGTTTAAAGTATTTTATCACTTATAAAACAATCTGTCAAATTTAATTAGTTTGAAAAAATATAAAAAATACTATAAAATAATAAAAAAGAAACTATTATAAGTATAATAGTTTCTTTTTATTTTAATATATTATTTATTTTTTAATATAATCCAGAAGTTCCTTCTTCTAAATCAATTAAGATATTTTTCATTTGTGTATAGTGTTCTAAGATAACTTTGTGAGTTTCTCTACCTATACCAGATTTTTTATATCCACCAAATGGAGCATGTTCTGGAATTTGGTTATAAGTATTTACCCATACTCTACCTGTTTGAATTTCTCTTGCAAGTCTTAAAGCTCTATTGATATTTTTTGTAAATACTGCTCCTCCAAGTCCATATTCACTGTCATTTGCTTGTGCAATAACTTCATCATCTGTTTTAAACTTAATTACAACAGCCACTGGCCCAAAAATTTCTTCTTGAGAAACACGACAACCATTATTAACATTTGTTATTAAAGTTGGTCTTACAAAGTTTCCTTTATCACAACCATTTTCAGTATATTTTACTCCACCTGTTAAAACAACTCCACCTTCTTGTTTAGCTATTTCAACATATTCTAAAATAGTTTTTACTTGTCTTGCATCTATTTGACTTCCCATTACAGTTGTAGGATCTAATGGATTTCCAATTTTAATATTTTCAAATTTCTTTACAAGTTTTGATATAAATTCATCATATATTCCTTCTTGTACAAATATTCTTGAACCTGCACAACAAACTTGTCCTTGGTTAAATAGTATTCCAAGTTGAGCTCCTTCAAGAGCTTTTTCTATATCAGCATCATCTAAAATAATATTTGCTGATTTTCCACCTAATTCAAGAGTTGCTGGAATTAATTTTTCTGCTGCTGCAAGAGCTATATCTCTACCAACTGCTGTTGAACCTGTGAAAGCTAGTTTATCTAAATCAGGATGATTCTTTAAGAATTCTCCTGCTGTACTTCCTTTTCCTGTAACTAAGTTTACAACTCCTTTTGGAATTATATCTTGAATAAGTTCCATTAAAACTAATAAGCTTAATGTTGTTGTACTAGATGGTTTTAAAACTACTGTATCTCCTGCTGCAAGAGCTGGTGCTAACTTCCAAGCTGCCATTAAGAATGGGAAGTTCCAAGGAATAATTTGCCCAACAACCCCAATAGGTTCTCTTAAAATTAAACTTAAAAACTTTTCATCTAAGACAGTTGCTTGTCCTTCATCTGCTAAAATACAACCTGCAAAATATCTAAAATGAGTTGCTGCCAATGGAATATCCACTAATTTTGTTTCTCTTATTGGTTTACCATTATCCATAGTTTCAACAGTTGCCAATAAATCTTTATTTTCATCTATAATATCAGCAATTTTATTTAAAATTCTTGCTCTTTCTTTTACTGTTGTTTTTCTCCAAGTCTTAAAAGCTTCTTTTGCACTTTTAACTGCTAAATCAATATCACTTTCACTTGCATCAGGAAATTCAGATAATAATTCATTATTATAAGGAGCATAAGTCTTTACCATAACCCCGTTACTTGAATTTACCCATTCCCCATTTATAAACATTTTATATGATTTCTTTAATATATTTTCCATAGTTCCTCCTCTTTTCAATTTTAATTCTTTACTAATTTTGTCATAATTGATTATAACATATATCTAAAAAAAATAATAGACTCTTATAAGTAAAAAAATAAAGTAAAAAATAGCTCATTTCCAAACTATTTTTTACTTATATTTCAATAAATAATATCATATATTTTAAATACTCTTAGTATATTCTTTTAAAAATTCTTTTTCTTTTTTATTTAAATATGGACTTAGTTTTTTATAAACTTCTGAATGATATTCATTTAATTGTTGCTTTTCTTCTTTTGTTAAAAGAGTTTTTACAATTCCATCTAAATCAATAGGGGCATAAGTAATAGTTTCAAATTCTAAGAATTTACCATGTTCAGTTTCACAAGCTTCTTTTACTAAAAGTTCATTCTCAATTCTGATTCCATGGCTACCTTCAATGTATGCTCCTGGCTCATTAGTAACTATCATTCCAACTTCTAATCTTTGAGGATTATATTGAAATCTTATTCCATGTGGTCCTTCATGTACATTTAAGATATGTCCTACTCCATGTCCTGTTCCACACTTATAGTCTATTCCAACATTCCATAAAAATTGTCTAGCTAAAATATCTAAGTTTGTTCCTGTTGCTCCAAATAAAAACTTTGCTCTTGATAATGCTAACATTCCTTTTAAAACTAAAGTATTATCTATTTTTTCTTGTTTTCCAACTTTTCCCAAAAAGAAAGTTCTTGTTATATCAGTAGTTCCTTTTAA
It encodes:
- a CDS encoding aldehyde dehydrogenase family protein translates to MENILKKSYKMFINGEWVNSSNGVMVKTYAPYNNELLSEFPDASESDIDLAVKSAKEAFKTWRKTTVKERARILNKIADIIDENKDLLATVETMDNGKPIRETKLVDIPLAATHFRYFAGCILADEGQATVLDEKFLSLILREPIGVVGQIIPWNFPFLMAAWKLAPALAAGDTVVLKPSSTTTLSLLVLMELIQDIIPKGVVNLVTGKGSTAGEFLKNHPDLDKLAFTGSTAVGRDIALAAAEKLIPATLELGGKSANIILDDADIEKALEGAQLGILFNQGQVCCAGSRIFVQEGIYDEFISKLVKKFENIKIGNPLDPTTVMGSQIDARQVKTILEYVEIAKQEGGVVLTGGVKYTENGCDKGNFVRPTLITNVNNGCRVSQEEIFGPVAVVIKFKTDDEVIAQANDSEYGLGGAVFTKNINRALRLAREIQTGRVWVNTYNQIPEHAPFGGYKKSGIGRETHKVILEHYTQMKNILIDLEEGTSGLY
- the rbr gene encoding rubrerythrin, yielding MDLKGSKTEKNLKTALAGESQARTKYNLYGIVARKEGYEQIGELFDITARNEEEHAAMWLKELNGGSYSNTEANLIDAAAGENYEWEDMYVRFAEEAREEGFLQLAKKFEMVAQIEKEHEERYKKLLANIKNGEVFHSEEKVAWECMECGHLHYGNDAPGKCPVCGADKAKFKRRAVNY
- the hemB gene encoding porphobilinogen synthase; this translates as MFIRTRRLRRNFLTRELVKNISIEKSSLIYPLFVCDGENIKTEIESMPEQFRYSLDRLNEELEDLLKLGINNILLFGIPNHKDEIGSQAYDENGIVQRAVRQIRKDYANKFLIVTDVCMCEYTSHGHCGILHNHDVDNDKTLEYIGKIALSHAKAGADIIAPSDMMDGRIGKIREILDKNNFKDIPIMAYSVKYSSAYYGPFRDAADSAPSFGDRKTYQMDFRSYNNFYREVEADIQEGADFIMVKPAMAYLDVIKEVSEGADLPIVAYNVSGEYSMVKAAAKNNWIDEEKIVMENMYAIKRAGADIIITYHAKNIAKWLMSK
- a CDS encoding putative glycoside hydrolase — protein: MKFTKNLLLLITIMFVGFFYSKETYSNEKSKTDYNYVTEKINIYSDENKKENIGTLIKGTRVNVYDTKEIIKKSKDKKGNEIEKKTVMKKITYKDVHKTKVVWIEDGYLVSTLNEAVDQRFKNLDFTKKEKKEYTDNKRVKVRGLYVSAHSVALKGRLDELIELAKKNNINAFVIDVKGDYGELTFPMSDEINKYTKSANKNPIIKDIEPVIKKLKDNGIYAIARIVSFKDTIYAKENPDKIIVYKDGGKAFTNSDGLVWVSAYDKNLWEYNVTVAKEAAKAGFNEIQFDYVRFPASNGGKLDKVLNYRNTDNLTKAEAIQKYLHYAKEELESYDVYVSADIYGQVGSSSDDMALGQFWEAVSSEVDYVSPMMYPSHYGKGVYGLAVPDANPYKTIYASTKDSINRNNNIDSPAIIRPWIQAFTAAWVKGHISYGPNEIKDQVKAMKDLGVDEYILWSPTNRYEKFF
- the hpf gene encoding ribosome hibernation-promoting factor, HPF/YfiA family; the protein is MKLSIHGRKMTLTDAIRKYAEEKISKVEKFNDSIIKIDANLAASKLKTGNAHVTEILAYLSGSTLKATATESDLYASIDKAVDIMENQLKKHKEKRSRAKVQDDTRKKSYSFDYIVEPEEKFSNEKKLVRVYLPLKPMEISEAILQLESLNRVFFAFTNTETGKMAVVYKRKDGDYGVIED
- a CDS encoding toxin-antitoxin system YwqK family antitoxin yields the protein MKKRLIVLLMFLLSCMAIYSNEVSTQSNSNSFSSKNFLKKLNSLTPENPEKTEKFASYLKNEMERKKEINYFIKIDKDEKRITVLAENGEILYDEVVPEEVVNSFPTYQTKIREVEENGLVKTYLEASYIVKTVRKPNFKNEKVEIEEKVEKTELSKLENNIKLLLKSYDVLNSSIASIYAARDKMVSIEQYRDRTMTITAEEDGQKIKIVYNFDNTFLGGAMKIFVDNVLISQSKIKNLLPDGEIKLYNSNGKISGMATAKEGKLDGVAKLLDENGNTVEEVIYKNNKIVKRIK
- a CDS encoding toxin-antitoxin system YwqK family antitoxin; translation: MRKSFLFIFLIFLVNSIFSYSSTNNSTDEELQKVFDKNKEIIVVYRASIKDTIPKKYIENIIPKEEFNISNDNRIKITIKYTQKNKSNILAEVYIPDGSLAVKTEIKLKKEILFNEIEKLVQEIEDNEGSNQSDILNNKFSKIFEENVKSFVSYSYYDDGSLNSKTEYDFDKKNITMLTYGDGKILSKTIAKYIGSIQDENMDIDFYENLTKTFIKMKVKKIENGQEIRTFYPSGKLKSIGVYKNNILNGNYKEYNEDGSLKKETFYKDGIDINKIKFLK